In Mytilus edulis chromosome 6, xbMytEdul2.2, whole genome shotgun sequence, the following proteins share a genomic window:
- the LOC139526699 gene encoding uncharacterized protein, whose protein sequence is MQIWVEHFKDVLNQDPPVREADIPSSEKLLAVDCKRPPTGEIKKAIKMLKNNKDPGPDNIPAEALKADIETSTQMLYELFGTILEEEEVPLEWKNGHMLMSHYGIPEKFITIIRNTYTGMQSKVIHEGQLTEAFDITTGVRQGCILSHMQSHLAVDWIMKQATNGRRNGIQWTMFTQLDDLDFADDHRYQD, encoded by the exons ATGCAAATATGGGTTGAGCATTTCAAGGATGTGCTAAACCAGGACCCACCTGTAAGAGAAGCTGACATCCCATCCTCGGAAAAACTTTTGGCTGTAGACTGTAAAAGACCACCAACAGGAGAAATAAAGAAAGCCATAAAAATGCTAAAGAACAACAAAGATCCAGGTCCTGACAACATACCTGCAGAAGCACTGAAAGCAGACATTGAAACATCAACTCAAATGCTATATGAGCTGTTTGGAACGATCTTGGAAGAAGAAGAGGTCCCGCTAGAATGGAAAAATGGACACATG TTGATGAGTCACTATGGCATTCCTGAAAAATTTATTACCATCATCAGAAACACCTATACAGGAATGCAGAGTAAGGTTATACATGAAGGTCAATTAACAGAGGCCTTTGATATAACAACTGGGGTAAGACAAGGCTGTATCCTTTCACATATGCAATCCCACTTGGCAGTTGATTGGATCATGAAGCAAGCCACTAATGGCAGACGAAATGGCATCCAATGGACCATGTTCACTCAGctggatgacctagactttgccgatgaccatagataccaggactaa